The nucleotide window GATTGCTTCCCAAAGTCTACTGAGACCCTACCTGGTTAAACCAGGTGTGCCAAGTGATGGCCTCTTCCTGAATGGTTAATGCTTGctctggaggaagcaggggatCTGTCCTTCCAACTTTTATTTTCTGAAAGGATTGGTTTAGGAAAAAGACCCAGTTGATGACATCAAATCCAGCTACTGAGTCCCCATTCTGGTCAAAGGAAACTTCGTCCCCAGCACTATTGTTAAAAGAGACATTTTCCAGAAAACGGTAAAGCTAGAcggaaaaaagaaaacagaatagATTTTAAAAACCTAAAGGAGTTGCATCTTTGGCTCTGACATATGGTAATGACTGCCCTTGCAGGATATATTGAATAGTCATTTAATTATTTCACTGTAATTAAGAAGGCGTTGGAAGTtccaaaatgtttgtttttaccCTGGAAAAATATTAGAAATGTTTTGCTTCTGCTCCATCATGGCCCACACCCTAAAGAGACAGAATactcctctctctctgtcactgTGTCCACTTTCTAGCTCTTACCTGCTTTCCTTGGAGCCAGCATTGttgggctttttggggggggggggatcctgacgTTGCCCAAGAAACAACACTTTTAATGAAGTTGTTTCATTTTGCTGGAAAGTTTGCTCAGTCATTTAAATCTAACCTGGCTGCTGGGGCCTTTGGGGTGTGGGAGGAAGATCTGATTGACAGGAGAGAGCATATGATCAAACCAAAGCTGCTAGGTAAAGAGAGATCCTGCCCAGGTATACAATGCTTTGGATTTGGATAGACAGCTAGGTCTTATCTACACCAtcatttactgtgtgtttggtgtcactcacatctcctttaaattgttggaataggcaaacttgcatgttcccttgtaaaaagggagatgttccctctaagggatatttgggaaatatcccatataCCTGTTTactatgatgtaacttcctaatgggtgggattagttacctggcttcctcctctgtTGTActggggattcctgcataatctcctttactgagctttttacctctgggagaggctgcatggcagatgCTTTCCTGAGAGCATCgctaccaaagactaaaatggactaagatttctactttttatttcatctaagctagagcctgtttgctgaacatatgaaaggtcatgagtaagcattctttttacctaagaagactctgTGTGTGAGTTATTTGACTAACTAGTACGTCTGTGGGAAAGATGTGGACTGTTTTATattctcactctactgcttgcgtttatatctctgctaagaaataggaccacaaaatttagttcctatttcattttatattttttaaaataccaaacataaatttgcatggttcacatgacattactggcaaacaaaaGCTGTCGTGTAGTTTTCcttctgtaaatctgtactaacctaaTCCACTAATAATActaaaaaggaacaaaaaagtcttcactccctttctctagtgcttgcagatgctttactccgatgtttttaggtgggtgtgtcaattgttcccctctccacgcctaCTCCCTCTTTtcccctttgttcattttatttcctgtaggctgacaagcaacttccggttgctctcctACAATTTTTCAGCTtttcattttacttacaacctttctatGCTCATTCATGGGTGATCCTATTTAAAGACTGTCATTATTAAAAGCTACTGATGATTTAGTAACTTTAAAATGCTCTGATGGAACCATTTACTCCCTTTGTACTAATCAATTTCTACTCACAAAACATGGACAGTTTCCAATTACCCATTTTTGCTTTCACCAAATATTAGTCAAGTTAAGATGGTGTAACTTAGTTCCCAATAGGATCCCAGCACCTTGTATGTTCTTATCTTTTCCCTATCAAAAATAGGGGGGGGAGCATCTCTACCCAAAAGGCACAATATACTAATACCAGtttagttggcacttacaattgcctccttttaTGTACAGGTGAATGGGTAGAGTAGTTCCAAAAGGAatattattgtttgtttatttggccACTTTGGTCACTGGCAGAGAAAAGCTAACTAtgccaggcttttatctacaagcaactgccaaaggttcaggtctaaGCTAAACCAAAGAAATTCCAGTATCTTTTCCTATTTTTAAGATGTATGCTTAGTAGTTTTCTGCTAGATCTAGGAACCAAAAAAAACCTTCTTTCTCCTTACTGCAGTTCTGGCTGAAAATGcagtaacaacaataacaaaaaccaGAACCACACCAAAAAGAAAGTAATTtacaaatttaaaattagaaaaagatGACTGACAAATGATGAAAAGCAAAGCTTCTGCTAGGCAAATATCTTTTTATTGGGTCCATAACATCTATTCTGTTCTCCCTAGGATTGGCTGCACCTTGATTAAAGGCAGCCCATAGCGCTCCAGTTCCTTCACCTCTACTCCCAAAGTTAGCAGCTCCTCCTCTATAACCTCCCCTTGGCACAAAATTACCCCGGTTGGTACCACCATTCTCAAACGGCCAGTAATTTCCTCTTCCCAGTGCTGTTCGATTTATAGTAGGCACCACTGAAATATGAGCTCCCTAATTAGTATGTCACTGTCTGAATGGGTTCCATCTGGGTTTGCTTTGGAGCAGGAGTGCTCTTCCACAAAGCCCCAGTTTCCCTAAACAACCCACTGACTTGTGTTACAGGGTGAcctgcctaatctgcccctcagagtgaaaacaacagagggggaccatgaccacccaagggaaaaagggcacacttaaaatgtagaggaaataataatgtacaaccataatgtgaaatcagatacttatcaggacatagtatgaagaaatatttatataaacatgactgtcaaagatgtttataatTTATACaacttgtaaatatatttatagtgcaatcctatgcatgtttactcagaaacaagtcccaatgtattcaatgaagCTTAATCAAACAGGAAAGTGTGGAAAGGACTgtaatctcaagtgataaggaacttcactcaccaaaCCTAAAATTCACAATCATGCCACTCTAAGCTGTTTgcataccataccaatcacaattatacttgttttatagttattggattttaaatgcttttatttcttgttgtgagctgccttcatttccaattggcaaccctatctcacagggttgttggaaagactccacacacactggagatgtaaaaatacatataccgcatataatagtttattgtcaaaatcagttggtcattgcagaacattttattttgaaaaaagtaaaatcagtattagtttcctacaaaataaaagaagtGACACCTAGgttagccctgcctaattgctataaaaataggattggaggggagagaaagatttacaacatgaacacaatcctttgctatgttcactcaaaagtcccaatggatttacagcacaatcctaaccatatctactcaaaagtaagtcctattgaattcagtgggatttaccatTCAATGGGATTAGCAttcagttttactcccagaaaaacaagtatagcattaaagattcatattgggaaggttttcaaaacaggttatgaattagacaaactgccctcttcaatagcccaggaaaatattaacttgtttgactcctcataattagaaaagtataacgcattgtaatggcatcataagctgcatgtactttttaaaaatttatgttcagaaattatttgaaagataaaatgtacatgCTATTTTTGCCTGTAATTTACAAAACCCTGCGTatgcacttttattataatcataactgaaattgtttacagtaaacaattgcctaccaagatcttgctgtgaatttttgttctacatctcctgcatACAGAGAGAAAGGCACTTTTGCTACTGATGAAAGCTATAactttactcagtttatgagattttcagacaagcaggaaaagaactgttttctggatttgcaatgggttctagatattgcctggaggtcaacaaatcccttgtcaatcataatcctgactttatttattggctacaaacctgaaagggcggggttagagcagtcaggtatgagctcatttaacagaagttgtggagcTGGGGCAGCAGCTGACATTTGGTGCATATCTCTTgaaacagaccacctagaaacttgattttttaaaaaatgaaagttgagagtccagagattggggtgactggGTGAGTCCCAGAGAGGATCCCCAAAATTTGGGGTCTCCAGATGAAAACCAGAGAGCTGGCAAGCCtactcctgcccatcagctgacatcacaagTGGCAGGTGGGCACAATTTGGGGGAAAGGGCCTTGTGGGTCAAATTGGACCCCCAGCAGACCAAGATTGGCCCATGGGCTAAAGGTTATCCACCTAGGAACTACATGAATCATAAAATGGTTCAGCAGTAATTCCAAGCTAGGGAGAGGGAAACTTCAAACCCTTCAATGGCCAGAAATGATAGAAATTGtaatctaacaatatctggacagccacagactCCACACTGCAGCTGTAGGCCAAACAGGAGAAAAGAAAGCATGCTAATCAATACATTAATTATTGCGAcagtctgtcaggcccaggatgtgactcaggaaccagaccaacggctgtagttaattcgtgttttattagggtaatgtccaaacaaagactgcgttttctcatgaagcaatacagggatacaggtcctgcggcattgggagaaagttgacagagcaagggacttcttcccgcctgttctttaagaaggggccaaacgggcacgcaatctttcgctcctccttaactgctcctcaggtactgcccgccttcccccccttctctcctgtcttttcagctgtctgcgtgtgcgcggtgaggggggaagcatcaccccctcctcttctgaagtttccgattccaggatgggggataggggaggggctgatggtaaactgccttcccgcttttcggctgtgagcagccctccctctttcccctcttgctctgagcctgaaagagggggaggcgtgagaatgtccaggaagggctcaggctccccgtcgctaagcaaccttatcactggcagttcctctgtttcgtcttcgctccaaaggggggaagttcctcccccttccctctgccatccatccaaatactcttctcccaactctccgggatccagctccccgggatagggaccccagctctgccttccgacacagtCCTACCTTGCTTTTCGGAAGAGGAAGGAAGCTCAAATGGTGTGTGCATGAACTAATTGTGAAGAAACAATATTCTATCATCATTGGAGCCTGATGTTTCCTCCTGTAGATATTAAATTATTCAAGATATTATTACCTGCCAGAACTGTTGATTCTGAAGCTTCAGGCTCCCTCTGTCTACCATGGGTTTGTGTTTGGACTTCAATGAATGCATGGCTTGTAAAGCATGTGCCACAGCATAGACAGCATTGTAGATGTTATAGCTATGGCCACTCATGCCTATTTCAAAAAAAGCTCCAGAAAGGCTCTCTAGTTTCTCATCTCCACTGCAGATTCCTATTTCCATTTCATCCACAATGGAATATGGCAATTTACACTTGAATGCCTGCTGCCAGAAGTCCTTGATAAAGCCATCTTCTTTGGCCCCAAATGGATTTCTTCTCAAAAGTAATTGTTGAAATCCTGGGAGTATATTGGAATGACTTGTGAAGGCTATAGAACCGTGAAAGACTTCGAAATCCCACCTCTTTTGAAAGCCAAAGGCTACGACATCAAGTTGGGCTGACATAATCCATACTTTACCTTTAACTGTTTCTGGTATATACAGGAATGATCTCCAGAGGATTATGGCCTGGATTTCTCCATAAAACACCAATACATTAGCTTTTCTCTTCATGATGACTTCATATAATCCCTGAATCAGTTCTGCTGTATCTAAAGCTTCAGTGATAAAAGTGAAAGTAGGGAGTCTGTCTATGGAGTCAAAACAGATGCCATTCTGGAAAAAAATAGGAAGTGCAGTCTGCACAAATCtttctccatcatcatcatccacaacAAGTATGCTAATCCAAATCCACCTGAAATGCAGAAGTAACTGCAGAATTCCCATATAATGATGGGTCTCTTTCGGGGCCATCTGGAAAGTGGGAAAGACTTGGGTTTTATCACTCATTGCTGAAGTAGAGCCATACATGAGCTAAAGATGAAAGTGAAAAGGTGAAACAAATTAAAATGGAAAGAATcaggaaaaaaagtttaaaatgcaattaagaaATTTCATTCTGTGGTTATGAGCTGATCAACAACTGAAATAAATCTACTCTATTCTGTGGTTGGCGATATAAATAACAACTTGTTAACTGAAACACCTTGATCAGTGTTTGTTGGTTTGGATGACATGGCGAGTTGTGGTTAAACAAAGAACTGATGTGACAGCATCTAAATTCCTACTCTTAGCTGTGCTGGAGGAGGAGAACATGTGCATGAGCCTGAAGATTGCCCAGGCTCATTCATGTCACGCTAAACTTTAGTTTAGCATAATTTCCAAAAGTGGCCAATATCCACTCTAAACCATGACTAATGGTTAAACACGATCCTGAATGCCCACATTCTTTCTGAAAATCATGAATGTGAGTTAAAGGAGAGGGGTACTGAGTCCTTTAAACAGGCTCATTTAGAACAATAATACAGACAGAGGCATTGTTACCTGCCTCACAAGGACAATGTGCATATGTTTTAGACTTTCTAGAATAAGATCcaggaaataaaaatatataaaatatacatgaCTATCCTTATGTTTGTCTGGAGGCTTTGTGCCTCTCCCTTTAGCTAAGTCTATAAGGCCTTGTCATCTGTTGGGGTGAGCTGAGTGTCTGGCTGCATTCAgagagcagtttattccattttcctgacatttccttacctgataatgtctgcattttatttgatcgtTCATACAAAGTAAAAGCCACTTCCTGAAATCTAGTGGACTATAGTGGAAGTGCAGTGCTCATTTTTGTGTcacttgcttccagaaaaaaatctgtttgcaatcccattaacccagaaaattgtgggagtaaagtaatttggggtggtataccagcatacagttTTTCCCCactgttttcatgggggaatagaagtgcacatgtgcagaaagggtaggGGACTAGCAACACGTCCAAtggtgttcattgttgtgtcacacgaTGCCCACTAGTGTGAATGCAATTTAGTGTGACGTGGTGGTATCGGCCAAAAAGCTACAGTTCTATAacccaacaggtactgcagtgtaaagAGAACGTTAAAAAtgaggacagaagtgctaccgtGATAATCAGTAAACTAACACAGTAAACCctgtgtctgaatgcagcccatgtCTCACTCTGGGAGTCTCTCAGAGAGACGCTGCCTCTTGGAGAGCTTGTGCTGAACGGAACCTTTCAGAAATCCAAAATGTGATGTGAACAAGAATTGCCCAGTTCCCTAGAAAGGGAAAAAATCTAATGTTGGCCCACAGGAAACAGGAGCAATAAAGCCCCAATGAATCCTGTTTCCATCTTAATAATGAATTAAGTCCTAAGCCCCCTTCAGTAATTTCTCTCCAGGGATCCAAAGCAGTGGATAAAAGTGCACAGCTGTTGTTAACTGCACTCTAAACTTAATCCCAATCCATAACTTGCCAATAGGGGATTGATACCTCTGGACAACAAGTAGGGTTGCTATAAAACACTCAGAGTCTGTGCTATTCAGTGCAAATTACACTGCACAGCTGTCACAAGCAGTCTCCCAACTGCAGCAACTTCCAACCTGCAATATAGGAACAGAGAACTGCATTTGCTTTAGAATTTTTATTGGCAGGGCTGTTCTTTTACACATTTCACactaaataaaaacaaagttaGAAAGAGATGGAACATTCAACCCCACCCTCAGAATGCTTGGGAAACTCTGGGCATTCAAAAGCAGAATATTTCATAGATATTATTGAGTTATTATATAATATACGGAAAAGGCACACTCCTATGGAGCAAGTCTGTGACCATTCCAGCCTGAGTGTGTTTAGGACATACTGTATCCTCTGGGTTTTAGTCATTATTATTGAAGATGTAGTTGTGtatttaatataaaataaatggCCCTGGCAATGTAAAACCTAGCCACTTGGTCACAATCTTCTCTGTTATGGACAGATTTATTATATTAATATTTCATTTATAATAATACTTTCTCAATTTGCATCTGTACATGTAAATAAACATATGCAAATCTTATGCAAAACAGTGGCCTCTTTTATCCTCTTTTTTTAACAATTCATACATGACAACCTTAGTATTTTCCCAGAAATGAACTATGGTAATAGTTTTTCATCAGACTTAATATGGCACACTTGTTCATCCTCAACCAGCTGCAGATAAGGCCTGTCTGCTTATTTCAGTCACGTCACTCACTATTTCCTAACCCCACAACCTAATATGAAAAGACAACCATGAAAGACTTGTTAACATTCTGTTCTCCAAACATGTATCCTTTTACCTGTGAAATCCTGTAGGTGTTCAGGATGGTTGCAATGTGTAGGGAGGTTTCAGTGCTGAGTCCCCCAATGACAGCTACCAGATTGCTCTGAGCATCACATTTGTAGTTTGGCTTAAATCTGCCAAGTGTGGAAAGAAGCTCCATGGTTGCATGACAGGTCCACATTGCACTGAAATAGCTGTCATAGATGTGGAACCCCAGGGTGACGTTGGGTAAGATCTGGGGGTTTTCATTGATCTCTTTTACTGCCAATGCCAAGGCCAAGACATGCTGGTAATGCTTAGTCAGAAAACTACAATGACAGTGACATGCCATCTCAAAGGTCTATCCCACGCTTGATAAAATCATTGCCACTGTTGTGGGCTCCATCAAGATAATCTGCAATGGAGTATGACACctacagtgctgtgaaaaagtattttcaGTATCAGTATCAGtgctgtctgattttctgcatggttgcatatttttggcactgaatgttatcagatcttgaatcaaacctaatattagggaaaagggaacttgagtgaacaaataacacaaaattttgatacttatttacttattaaagaAAGTAACACCCagtgcccccttagactcaaaacctggttgcatcacctttagcagcaatgactgcaaccaaacgctTCCATAattcttgatcagtctctcacagctctgtggtggaatttcagcccactcttccatgcagaacagctttaactcagtgacatttgtggatTTTCGTGCATGAACTatgcctttcaggtcctgccacaacatctcaatggagtttaggtctggactttgactaggccattccaaaactttaaatttcttggcTCAAGATCTGATAACGTtcggtgccaaaaatatgcaaccatgcagaaaatcagacagggggcaaatactttttcacagcactgtatACCATCCCTCTCTgttgcagatgtagttaaaatagcattaaattaaaatggacaatttgacaccccccaacacacacatagaCATCAAGGAAGTATGCAAAAAGTTCAGTCTGAACAGAGGATCAGTCTATTTTTCTGCACAACACTTCCTTCCTTAGCCCTGGTTATATTGCGCAGAAAATGCTTTCATGAACATGCAGATCCATATCAAATAGAAATTCGAGTTGCGGTCTTGATGGGGCTGGACTACCATTTAGAATACTAAAAGGGATTCTCTACCAAAAGTTCAAGCATATGTGTTGCATGTATAGGGGGCTATACCAGGAAGAAGCGTTTCTTTGAAGAGGTTGATGAGGGATGCTCTATTTTTTAGTTGACTAAAAGCAAGAAAATGCATGCTCACCATGGTTTCCTCCCACATTtccagaaatatatatttttaataacagTATTGGTCTTTAttactctgtgtgtgcatgtgcatgtgtgagcTCTCAAATGTATCTTGAAAATCATTTTTGTGGAGAAAACAAGAGATTGCTATAATATTATCCCAGTTCCTGTCCACACAAATTGTTCTTGCTGCCTAGGCATTTAAGCAAATGTATTAATAGTACATCTTTAATCCATCCAGGAGCATATTTTGCTCTTAGTAGGTTTCTCACAAACGTAGTTATCTTAGGATCAGGGGAGACATTAACTTGGTCTGCTTCTCATAGTGGACCAACCCTGTTTGATATTACCAAGCTTGCTTCTAGATAGCAATGCAACTCCCACTCAAGTAATGCACTTCCCtggattttgcgatgcagttttggCACACACAGAGATTTTACATGAAGTCTGCCTACAAGCTGCATATTTTATAAATGAATGTATTGAAAAGTGTGAATCTTTATATAAAACATACTCTTTTAACTTAAAAGTGCatagaaattgcatacaaaatgtgcacaATTTCAAAAAGTCGAGATAATTTCATagtttgataaataaaataagcacaaGATGGAATGGAATTTACCTACAATGACTGAGCTTGGACAAAATTAGCTGCTCAGTCCCTCCCTAAGTTATATTGGGATTGGAGAGGAAAAACTGATGGTTAGGAacatagaagctgccttatatggaatcagaccattggtccagctagctcagtattgtctacagtgactggcggcagctctccagggcttcagacaataTTTTCTCCCATTcctacctggggattgaaccaaggaccttctgcatgctaagcaaatgctctaccactgagctacagcccttcccctggttATATGGGTCCTGAGCAAGGTCAGAAGCCTTGGAATGCCAAGTGTTTGTTGGATGTGGAGGGGAGGCAAAACAGCGGGAGAGGGAATGAAACAGAATGTCCTAGATGACTGGGACTCTGAACAGGGGCTCTCCACACTGGCACAGTTTGTTGTAGGTGCCATCTCTAGTATATTTCCTACAAATGTTGCCTAGAGATATTTTGTCCACTTATGGAaaagcaaataaacaaataagaaagCTTCCTTACATGGGCTCTTGATTCTGTTCCAGAATGGGATGTTCTGTGAAAGTTTTCTCTTCAGAAAGCAGGATCATCTGAGAAACCATGCCGCCAATGATGAAATCACCTGGCTGAAAATATTTGTGAAGAATAGGGATGGgttcactgatgatgcacttaaAAGCATGTGCCTGACACACTGCATGAGGAAGCAGTACCACTAGAATCATTACCAATATCACCATCTTGAGGGCCCCTTTGACAGAAATGTCTTTGTTGTCTCATTACATTAGCTAGAGTTCAATGGTTAAAACTTGAGTCCTCATTTATAAAAGGTAATATTGCAGAGATCTGACTGAGGCCCCGCCTAGTCCCTAGACTCACCTCAGAATGCAACAACAAAAACGAAAAATTTAAAGCATCACCCAGTCTTAATCAAAAGCTAAGCCGGTGATGGAACTTCATGGTGAAGTCCAAACATTAACTTTAATCACAGTAATTTTGATAATTGGAAGGGAAGCAAATAATTTCCCAGTTATGATTTCACTGTGGCATTACTGAACAAAACACGTTTGTCACATCTCAAATGTTCTTATTTTTCTTTCTGGAACAGCTGGGCATGTGTGGCCATGCAATGACCCCTGCAACAGAATGCACCCAAAATGTTTGAGCTTGGTCAATAGCCAGATCAAGAGAGTTACTAGAGAGTTTATAATGTTGGCATACATTGGAGGTGGGAGGCTCCATATCAGcgatatccagagcttggaagtaactcgttatttttaatgagttacttgtaattagttacaattttaaataacgagtgggtaattccattacatttggcaagtaacggaacaactagtaatttccctacttttcagctgcaactttaacgtttccacgttaggttggacattacttgggggcgggaacaaggggaagtcagctcctggctgtgattggttaacacaagacatgtgcctcacactgattggacctctgcgcagactgtctcttccctcgtgatctgtgttaggaggcatgagggaagaggtgaataggcagggcctgctagcgtctgagaggacaaaatggacgccggaggaaaaagccagggcaaggaaggcagcagcagaatggtgaagagctgtggaggtgagtgacgatgatttgtgtgtgtgtgtgtgtccctgcgGCCCCTTccgctgagagcaattgaagaagcaataatggcaaggagacgtggccttcctgaaccaatgcatgacacccctcctcccaaaatgctgaagcagcagcagacaacccttgagaggtggggatctggcagggagcctgtcacccagagcaatctcgacaggagaatcattgatttcattgtagaggagacattaccacttcagactgtggacaaaccatcattcattaatctggttcgcattggactccccaaagatctcaccatcctatgtgccaagactctgagagacagaattgagaagagagcatgccacgtgagggaaactcttgcaaaccgaatgggtgctgtggcatatatagcaaccactgcagattgttggaccaatggcaagaagagttactttggggtaacagcccactggatcaactcaactaccctgaaacgtgaggtcggggccttggcttgtaagcgtctgaaggggcgccatacatacgatgtcctttcaaaag belongs to Rhineura floridana isolate rRhiFlo1 chromosome 11, rRhiFlo1.hap2, whole genome shotgun sequence and includes:
- the LOC133367666 gene encoding vomeronasal type-2 receptor 26-like, which translates into the protein MVSQMILLSEEKTFTEHPILEQNQEPIFLTKHYQHVLALALAVKEINENPQILPNVTLGFHIYDSYFSAMWTCHATMELLSTLGRFKPNYKCDAQSNLVAVIGGLSTETSLHIATILNTYRISQNGICFDSIDRLPTFTFITEALDTAELIQGLYEVIMKRKANVLVFYGEIQAIILWRSFLYIPETVKGKVWIMSAQLDVVAFGFQKRWDFEVFHGSIAFTSHSNILPGFQQLLLRRNPFGAKEDGFIKDFWQQAFKCKLPYSIVDEMEIGICSGDEKLESLSGAFFEIGMSGHSYNIYNAVYAVAHALQAMHSLKSKHKPMVDRGSLKLQNQQFWQLYRFLENVSFNNSAGDEVSFDQNGDSVAGFDVINWVFFLNQSFQKIKVGRTDPLLPPEQALTIQEEAITWHTWFNQVLPLSVCNDNCHPGNSRKKKEGKPFCCYDCVPCPEGKITSQQDMADCVECPEDHYPSKKHDSCTPKEISFLSYKEPLGISLAIIALSFSFITVLVLGMFVKHQNTPIVIANNRNLTYTLLVSLLLCFLCVLQFIGQPHMVTCLLRQTAFGIIFSVAVACVLAKTITVVLAFTATKPGSSMKKWMGKRLANSMVLSCSLIQAGICTVWLATCPPFPDVDMHSVSEEIVLGCNEGSAILFYCVLGYLGVLALVSLIVAFLARKLPDSFNEAKFITFSMLVFCSVWLSFVPSYLSTKGKYMVAVETFSIVGSSAGLLGCIFFPKCYIIVMRPELNNKEQLMHR